One region of Nitrospira sp. genomic DNA includes:
- a CDS encoding FtsX-like permease family protein translates to MLMGDTGKYLGIVAGVMFASLLLVQQLAMFVGIMTQMYSGINAVNAEIWVMDPKVRFIDDSQPMTDGQIGRVRSVEGVAWAVTLYKGSVQAKLEDGTNTAIVLYGIDDTTLIGGPAVMKAGALSDVRQSEAVVVDAISAGDKLAHVNPDGTRTPLKIGDTLEINDHRVVVVGFCEVSRGFQSQPVVYTTYTRALSMVPSQRKNLSFILAAPQQGESAEKVAARIGRVTRLAAYTSQQFIEKTLRYYITETSIVINFGLSVFIAFLMGTLIAGQTFYNFTMDNLRHFGALKAMGAGNRTLLSMILTQAALVGFLGYGTGTGLASLMGWATQDSMITFTLPWQVLAAAGIAVVGIVAISSVISLRKVMKLEPGIVFRG, encoded by the coding sequence ATGTTGATGGGAGATACCGGCAAATACCTCGGCATTGTCGCCGGCGTCATGTTCGCCTCGTTGCTCCTGGTCCAGCAACTGGCGATGTTTGTCGGAATCATGACTCAAATGTACTCGGGAATTAACGCCGTGAACGCCGAGATCTGGGTCATGGACCCGAAGGTGCGCTTCATCGATGACTCCCAACCGATGACGGATGGGCAGATCGGCCGAGTACGAAGCGTGGAAGGCGTCGCGTGGGCAGTCACCCTCTACAAGGGCTCTGTCCAAGCCAAACTCGAAGACGGCACAAACACCGCAATCGTCCTGTACGGGATTGATGATACGACATTGATTGGTGGCCCCGCAGTGATGAAAGCGGGCGCGCTCTCGGATGTTCGCCAAAGCGAGGCCGTGGTTGTCGATGCCATCAGCGCCGGTGACAAACTGGCGCATGTGAATCCGGACGGAACCCGAACACCGTTGAAGATCGGCGACACCCTGGAAATCAATGATCACCGTGTGGTGGTCGTGGGATTCTGCGAAGTGTCACGCGGCTTCCAATCGCAGCCCGTGGTGTATACGACGTATACGCGAGCGTTGTCGATGGTTCCCTCGCAACGTAAGAATCTGTCGTTTATCCTGGCTGCGCCGCAACAGGGGGAATCCGCTGAGAAAGTGGCCGCGCGAATCGGACGGGTTACGAGGCTTGCGGCCTACACCTCGCAGCAGTTCATCGAGAAGACATTGCGGTACTACATCACCGAGACCAGTATTGTGATTAATTTCGGCCTCTCCGTGTTCATCGCCTTTCTGATGGGCACGCTCATCGCCGGCCAAACGTTTTACAACTTCACGATGGACAACCTGCGGCACTTCGGCGCATTGAAGGCGATGGGCGCAGGGAATCGAACCCTACTCTCCATGATTTTGACGCAGGCGGCGCTGGTCGGATTCCTCGGGTATGGCACGGGAACTGGGCTGGCCTCCCTCATGGGCTGGGCCACGCAGGACAGCATGATCACCTTCACGCTGCCATGGCAGGTGCTGGCGGCGGCGGGCATAGCGGTAGTCGGCATTGTTGCGATTTCTTCCGTGATCAGTTTGAGGAAAGTCATGAAGCTCGAACCGGGCATCGTGTTCAGAGGCTGA
- a CDS encoding ABC transporter ATP-binding protein gives MKKVFGHGASEVRALRGIDLTIQQGEVMMLVGPSGCGKTTLISTIAGVLDPSEGECLVFGQNLHHMTEEDRTQYRGQHIGFVFQQFNLIGSLPLRENVAIPLLINGTGYAEALRKADEALEKVGLGDRTMSRPSDISGGQQQRVAIARAIVHSPNLLVCDEPTSSLDHVTGQHVVELLRSVARSEGRALIIVTHDTRIYHFADRIARIDDGQVQQIFHSYQDMVDAERTLQ, from the coding sequence GTGAAGAAGGTATTTGGCCACGGAGCCAGCGAGGTGCGTGCGCTTCGCGGCATCGACCTCACGATTCAGCAGGGCGAAGTGATGATGCTGGTCGGGCCGTCCGGCTGTGGGAAGACGACGCTGATTTCCACGATCGCTGGTGTGCTGGACCCAAGCGAGGGCGAGTGCCTGGTGTTCGGGCAGAACCTCCACCACATGACCGAGGAGGATCGGACGCAGTATCGCGGCCAACATATCGGCTTTGTGTTTCAGCAATTCAACCTGATCGGCTCACTTCCGCTCCGCGAGAATGTCGCCATCCCGCTGCTGATCAACGGGACCGGCTATGCGGAAGCTCTTCGAAAAGCGGACGAGGCACTCGAAAAAGTCGGGCTGGGCGATCGCACGATGTCCCGCCCATCGGACATCTCGGGAGGCCAGCAGCAGCGCGTCGCCATCGCCCGCGCCATCGTCCATTCTCCAAACCTGCTGGTGTGTGATGAACCAACCAGCTCGCTGGACCACGTCACCGGGCAGCACGTCGTCGAGTTGCTGCGCTCGGTGGCGAGGAGTGAGGGGCGGGCGCTGATCATTGTCACGCACGACACCCGCATCTACCACTTTGCGGATCGGATCGCCCGGATCGACGACGGACAGGTTCAGCAGATCTTTCATTCGTATCAAGACATGGTGGACGCAGAAAGGACGCTGCAATGA
- a CDS encoding MarR family transcriptional regulator, whose translation MTRTEDEKIDARLNRQAKALHAFIAALMDSPMETADHPLPDIELSPREIKALLLLGDKEEMIMTDLATALSAPLSTVTRIIDRLERKQMVERFRSEEDRRIVTVKESEKGKMLREHFRHSQLDIAARMLQPLSNGEREILIELLEKLTTARSSK comes from the coding sequence ATGACACGGACTGAAGACGAAAAAATCGATGCCAGGCTGAATAGGCAAGCAAAGGCACTGCACGCATTCATTGCGGCTCTCATGGATTCCCCTATGGAAACAGCGGACCATCCTCTACCCGATATCGAGCTTTCACCACGCGAAATCAAAGCGTTGCTCCTGCTGGGCGATAAGGAAGAGATGATCATGACTGATCTCGCCACTGCCCTGTCGGCTCCGCTGAGCACGGTGACGAGAATCATCGATCGACTTGAACGTAAACAGATGGTGGAGCGATTTCGTTCCGAAGAGGACCGACGGATCGTGACCGTCAAGGAATCTGAGAAAGGCAAGATGCTGCGCGAGCATTTCCGCCACAGTCAGCTCGATATAGCCGCTCGGATGCTACAGCCGCTCAGCAACGGTGAGCGCGAGATCCTGATCGAATTGCTTGAAAAGCTGACTACGGCCCGGAGTTCGAAATAG